From Quercus lobata isolate SW786 chromosome 11, ValleyOak3.0 Primary Assembly, whole genome shotgun sequence:
TGAATTTCATTATCAGCTTCATCACCGGAAAATAATATTCTAACAATTCAATCTTATATCTTGGGTCTAAGATGGTTGCCACGGACATAACACCATGAATCACATTTTTCCAACAACATGAATCACATTccaataacaataaattttttccaaCATTTTAAATGCCATACTCCTAATCACATCACTTGCGCTTTTAAACCAAGAAttcaaaactatttttatttcacacACCTTAGGAAAGAAATGATTAGCTATAGGGTATGAGGTAGCCAAGAATAGCTTTGTAACCTGCCAATCTCTCACATATATTACTTGTCATCTCTCATTCTTCCTCCATTGGAATGCACTTATAAGATGACTCACATATGTTCAATCAATAAAAGACATTTTGATACTTTATAGCAATAGAAAGCATGAGATAGGGAGAGTTCCAACGAGTCTTACAATCAAGGATTAGTTCTTTGATACATTCAACATGTGCTTGTCGGGATGTCTCTTCAAACTTTTGCCTTCTCTTTGTTGATGTAGTCCAAAATCCCACACTTTCTCGAACCTTTTTAATGCATGATCCAATTACATCCAAACCATCCTGAACAATCAAATTAAGAACATGTGCTGCACAACACATATGCAACATTGATCCATGCATAATAAGTGCACCACATTGAAGCTTATCTAAGATAATTTTTATAACTGCATCATTGGCACTGCAATTGTCCATAGTCACAGTAGATAACTTCCTATCAGTATTCCACTCCAACAAAGTATCTAGAAGGACACTAGAAAGCGCTTCTTTTGTATGTGGAGATGGCACATAAATAAACCTtaaatgagaaatttaaataattagaaCCAACAATGATATGAGttcataaaacatttgaaaagaatttaattaaaatataaaaatgaatatatacTTTTGTATGGCCACTACAAAACGCGGgggccttgggccgcgttttttaagccgtggctataaaaaacgcggcccaagatagactgaagccgcgtttcataaaaacggggccatagacgggctcttaggccgcgttttttaagcggggccatagacgggttcttaggctgcgtttttttgagataaaaacgcggcctaaggacctccgtattttattttttgacaaacctttttttttttttcttttccttaattgTGGTCGCATTTTAAAAACGGGGCCATAGACGGGTTCTTAGGTTGCGTTTTTTAAGCGGGGCCATAGACAGGTTCTTAGGCCGcatttttttgagctaaaaacgcggcctaaggacctccgtactttattttttggcaaattttttttttttttccttaactgtggccgcattttaaaaacggggccatagacgggttcttaggccgcgttttttaagcggGGCCATAGAcaggttcttaggccgcgttttttgagctaaaaacgcggcctaaggaccttccgtattttattttttggcaaacttttttttttccttaactgtggccgcattttaaaaacgggGCCATTCAATAGTAATAGCACACCAAAAAGAAACCCAAAGCCACAAAACATTTCAACCCAGAGCCATTTCggtcgaaaaaaaaaaaaaaaaaaaaaaaaaaaaaaaaaaaaaaacacaaaccacaaaCACCGTCGCCGTTGAGCTCAGCCGTCGCCGATGAAGCTCAATGGCGACGCCGAGACTCCAACCCACACCGATCGCCAGCACTGAAGCATCACGATCAACGTCGATCGCCAGTGCTGAAGCGTCGCGATCGGCGTCGGTCGCCAGCGTTGAAGAGTCGCGATCGACGCCGATCGCCAGCGTTGAAGAGTCGCGATCGACGCCGATCGCCAACGGCGATGCTCAAGCGTCGCGATCAGCATCGATCGCGACGCTTGAGCGTCGCTGTTGGCGATCGACATCGATCGCGACGCTTGAGCGCCGCCGTTGGCAATCGACGTCGATGGCGACGAGGCACCGATGGTGACGATTAAAACGTCGCCGTTGGCGCCAATCGCGACGCTTTATCTCGCAGAATGTTCGCGATGCTTCAGTTCGCACCATCCGGCGACGCTTCAGTTCGCACCATCTGGCAGCGCTTCAGTTCGCACCATCTGGCGACGCTTTCGGCAACCTTTCGCCTCCCACCACAACCTGCAACGCATCAGTTCGTGTAATGggtattttttacattttttttttcttttgagttaatttttgtttaatttttttgttaattttttttaatgatccaaatttgagtttgtttttCCATGTTGGAAATACATAATTTGttattgtttctttaattttttatcgaAATTCTgagaattgataatttttttgttgatgttGTGGTTTTAGGTATCAGTTTATGTAGGGTTGGCACGTGTTATGTGAAAGTCGAGGATGATGGTAAGTACTAAACTCCTTCAGTGGATTAAATCTATGTGCATGTtcagtttcaatattatttGATGTTGAAGATCGGAATTTCACTACTTGGTCGGCTTTGCCAAATCACATTTTTCGATTTCATGAAGTGGGTGGAGGTGACAATTCTGAGGTTGGTTCTCTGATCTTTTATGTTatgagattttaatttggtttgttGGAGTTTTGCTATGCAATCTGGATTAACATGGacgcatttttttttctttgttctgttTGGCAAAATTCGTGTTTGTTGggataaagatagttttttccCCTTCTGTTTTGATAGTTGGCAAAGGTTGATAAAAGATGAGAATTTTGAGTATCTTGAGccgtttgtttgtttgttgattGAATGAGTTGTTATAGCTGTACCCTTTCTTTGGTTGCAGGGAAAACGAACATGATAAGACAAtcaagttttgattttgaatctgttgcaaaaagaaaaagaaaaaaaaattaacgagTAGTCGAGTACTATTACTATTGAATAATACTAGGCTAGGTAGCatagtctttttatttttcctagaGGATGGATTGAGTTTGGttaggctcttttttttttctttttctttttcttttttgttggataaGTAGCTAATAGCAGGGTCCCTGACAGTGCTCCGCTTTTGCAATGAAGTTCTCATTTAGTTAGTGGTATCCCAAGTATTTAGGTAAATACCAATCATGAATTAGTCGATGTCCTCTTTTACGCTACTTTTTAGTGCAATTGTGACTTTTATCATGTCATAATTCtcattatttcttgatttttgaagttgggttttatgaatttttatttatggaaaACCACATTTATTAAGGCTGTTATGTCCTTGTAACCTGGCTATTTTGCtgtcaaacttttttttgtgcacactgtaatatatattttctggTTTCTTTTTAGACTTTGTCGTCATCATGGAAGGTGCCACTCAAATCCTGGCTATGCTGTTGGTCTCCTGATGGGTAATAAGGTACgtatttattgttttgtgatATTTATCCTACTATATTTATGCTTTTGAGTGTTGTTGAAATTACATGAACTATGATTGGTAGATATTCTAGTATGTTTCAGAAGGTAGTCACTTGTGTGTTTTTAGGCTAATCAAAATGGTttgttattctttattttaaaaataggtCCAATACCAATTTAACAAGCCCAATATAACGTTGAAAATGGGTTTACTTGAAAATCAGTAGGCCGAACATAGAAAAAACCCAACTTCAACTTGACTATGTCACTTGAAAGTGAACTATGGTTAAATCTCATATGGATAGTATAATATTGACGGAATCCATTTCATTGAAGCCAATTTTGTTGCCTATTGGGTTCTATTTATGCATATTTACCATTTTCTCTTgatatttaactatttttcaGTTCATTTATCAATTTGTTTTCAATGGCTTAGAACAAGCGGATGGAGCCTTCAACTGAGAAGAAAACTGATGATGAAGAGGTATGTTGGTTGAACAAGAAATATCACAATtaattttagatacattattttcagcttagaataaaaattatttatctaaaGCGGTCAATTAATTAGTATGATATCAAAAGACAATAACAAATTTGATTTcctaattaattagatgataGAAAATAATCGATGCTCAAGCCCAAGCCTatttttaattaacaatatattttgtcCAAGATTGAAGTTCATAGcaagcccaagcccattttTTATCCCAGCCAAACtctaataagtaataattaaTAGCTACAATTAACCCATGCACAGAGAACAACGTAGTGCCTTTGAAGTTCTCGCTCATAACACAACTCTCTCTTTATGTCTCTGACTCTTACAAAATCCAAATGTCTCCTCAATTACACAAACTCATAGCTTTCTACCTCTTGCTATTCTGACTTTTGGCCTTTCACTTTTCCGTTtcaatctcaatctcaaatACACGACCAAGATGTTATCCATGCTTGGCATCAATATTTTGCCAGATGCATATTATCAATTTGGCTGTTAATACTTAGTCTCTAAAAAGATTctataaacttgaaaatttttaatattagttCTTATCCTTCCAatctttgaactttttttttaaccttagttctgtgtgtgtgtgtgtgatgtcTTGGGGtgagggagaggaagagaggcAATGAAGTTGTGGAAAACCCAGTTTGgtgaatttgtagaaaatgagTTCAATTGTCGAGCCTTTTCTATCTCAATCTACCATAAAGTTTGTGTCTTCAATAttgcttcttttttccccccatAGTTTccttttgtatacttatctaACTGTCTCACTTTTGCAGGTCTTACGAAACAAGCCTGATTTTCACCGCAAACCATGGCCAACCATAAGCAACAGTGCGAAAGATTTTGTAAAGAAGTTACTGGTGAAGGATCCTCGGGCAAGACTAACTACTGCCCAGGCCCTATGTATGTATTGAATTTGTCTCTTAGTAAATATCAATTTTGATTACTTCTGGCCTATTGGAATTGGCTAAtgcaattacaaaaatttttaggCAATAGAGTTGTGACTCAAACTGAGattcttttagttttc
This genomic window contains:
- the LOC115967489 gene encoding calcium-dependent protein kinase 16-like, with the protein product MKWVEVTILRLCRHHGRCHSNPGYAVGLLMGNKNKRMEPSTEKKTDDEEVLRNKPDFHRKPWPTISNSAKDFVKKLLVKDPRARLTTAQALCMY